In Halopseudomonas nanhaiensis, a single window of DNA contains:
- the suhB gene encoding inositol-phosphate phosphatase, producing the protein MQPMLNIALRAARSAGELIYRSTDRLDVLTINEKDAKDYVTEVDRAAEQTIVQQLRKAYPDHGIHAEESGFQPGRGEGADVVWIIDPLDGTTNFIHGMPHYAVSIACRIKGRIEHAVVLDPIRQEEFTASRGRGAALNGKRLRVSPRKSLEGAVLGTGFPFRDDQLDGLDNYLGMFRALVGQTAGIRRAGAASLDLAYVAAGRFDAFWESGLAEWDMAAGTLLIQEAGGLVSDFTGGHQYLEKGHIVAGNPKCFKAVLTAIQPHLTPAMKR; encoded by the coding sequence ATGCAGCCCATGTTGAACATCGCCCTGCGCGCCGCGCGCAGCGCTGGAGAACTGATCTATCGCTCCACAGACCGCCTCGATGTTCTGACCATCAATGAAAAGGACGCAAAGGACTACGTCACCGAGGTAGACCGTGCCGCCGAGCAGACGATCGTTCAACAGCTGCGCAAGGCCTATCCCGATCACGGCATCCACGCCGAGGAGTCCGGCTTCCAGCCAGGCCGCGGTGAAGGCGCAGATGTGGTATGGATCATCGACCCGCTGGATGGCACCACCAACTTCATCCACGGTATGCCCCATTATGCAGTGAGCATCGCCTGCCGTATCAAGGGTCGCATCGAACATGCGGTCGTACTCGATCCGATTCGCCAGGAGGAATTCACCGCGAGTCGTGGTCGCGGCGCCGCCCTCAACGGCAAGCGTCTTCGTGTCAGTCCGCGCAAGAGCCTGGAAGGCGCGGTGTTGGGAACGGGCTTCCCGTTCCGCGATGATCAACTGGACGGTCTGGACAACTATCTGGGCATGTTCCGCGCGTTGGTAGGCCAGACTGCAGGCATACGCCGCGCCGGCGCCGCCAGCCTGGACCTGGCCTACGTCGCGGCCGGCCGCTTCGATGCGTTCTGGGAGTCGGGTCTTGCTGAATGGGATATGGCGGCAGGCACGCTGCTGATCCAGGAAGCGGGCGGACTGGTCAGCGACTTCACCGGCGGCCACCAGTACCTGGAAAAGGGCCATATCGTTGCCGGCAACCCGAAGTGCTTCAAGGCGGTACTTACCGCGATACAGCCGCACCTGACGCCGGCGATGAAGCGATAA
- the trmJ gene encoding tRNA (cytosine(32)/uridine(32)-2'-O)-methyltransferase TrmJ, whose amino-acid sequence MLDRVRVVLVNTSHPGNIGGAARAMKNMGICELVLVDPERFPDPDARARASGADDVLEGARIVATLEEAISDCVLVLGTSARDRRIPWPVVDPREAATLVLDQLDEVSDATVALVFGREDSGLTTDELQRCQYHVHIPSNPDFSSLNLAAAVQVLCYELRMLELQRAGQPTKMKKTETTSIQNEIPATAEEMERFYAHLEQVLVEIGFHDPQKPRQLIPRLRRLYGRIRPNQVEMNILRGILTETQKAIGVQASGERRR is encoded by the coding sequence CTGTTGGACAGAGTTCGCGTGGTATTGGTGAACACCAGTCATCCGGGGAATATCGGCGGCGCCGCCCGGGCGATGAAAAACATGGGGATTTGCGAGCTGGTACTTGTCGACCCCGAGCGCTTCCCGGACCCCGATGCCCGCGCGCGCGCGTCTGGCGCCGACGATGTGCTCGAAGGCGCGCGCATCGTCGCGACGCTGGAAGAGGCGATCAGCGACTGTGTACTGGTGCTCGGAACCAGTGCGCGTGATCGTCGAATCCCCTGGCCGGTGGTCGACCCGAGAGAGGCCGCAACACTGGTGCTCGATCAGCTTGACGAGGTGTCCGATGCGACCGTTGCCCTGGTTTTCGGTCGTGAAGACTCCGGGCTTACGACCGACGAGCTGCAGCGCTGCCAGTACCATGTGCATATTCCGTCCAATCCGGATTTCAGCTCGTTGAACCTGGCAGCCGCAGTTCAGGTGCTGTGCTACGAGCTTCGCATGCTCGAGTTGCAGCGCGCCGGCCAGCCGACCAAGATGAAGAAGACCGAGACCACCTCCATCCAGAACGAGATTCCGGCGACGGCGGAAGAGATGGAGCGCTTTTATGCACATCTTGAGCAGGTTCTGGTTGAAATCGGCTTCCACGACCCTCAGAAACCCAGGCAGTTGATACCCCGTCTGCGCCGGCTCTATGGGCGCATTCGCCCGAACCAGGTGGAAATGAACATTCTGCGCGGTATCCTGACCGAAACCCAGAAGGCCATCGGCGTCCAGGCGTCCGGTGAGCGGAGACGTTAA
- the cysE gene encoding serine O-acetyltransferase has translation MFQRMKEDIASVFHRDPAARNTLEVLFCYPGLHAIWIHRLSHWLWLHEARLLARMLSNFARWMTGIEIHPGVKLGRRFFIDHGMGVVIGETAEIGDDVTIYQGVTLGGTSWGKGKRHPTLEHGVVVGAGAKVLGPFTVGAGAKIGSNAVVTKPVPAGATAVGIPGRIIVKEAVGEQGEQTVRRQAMAEKLGFDAYGVTSDMPDPVARAIERMLDHMHAVDKRMEGMCNALSELGSDYCAKDLPRLDDHDFDMLKSDAAPAEDLTAPVDDTQAKH, from the coding sequence ATGTTCCAGCGCATGAAGGAAGACATCGCCAGTGTGTTTCACCGGGATCCGGCCGCCCGAAACACGCTCGAGGTGCTGTTCTGCTATCCGGGGTTGCATGCCATCTGGATCCACCGGCTGAGCCACTGGCTGTGGCTGCACGAAGCGCGGCTGCTGGCGCGCATGCTGTCGAATTTTGCGCGCTGGATGACGGGCATCGAGATCCATCCCGGCGTGAAGTTGGGGCGACGCTTCTTCATCGATCACGGCATGGGTGTAGTGATCGGCGAGACCGCCGAGATCGGCGACGACGTCACCATCTACCAGGGCGTGACGCTTGGCGGGACGAGCTGGGGCAAGGGCAAGCGCCATCCGACTCTGGAGCATGGCGTTGTCGTCGGCGCCGGGGCCAAGGTGCTGGGCCCCTTCACGGTGGGTGCCGGGGCCAAGATCGGTTCGAATGCGGTCGTCACCAAGCCGGTTCCTGCCGGGGCAACGGCCGTGGGCATTCCTGGTCGGATCATCGTCAAGGAGGCTGTGGGCGAACAGGGTGAGCAGACCGTGCGGCGCCAGGCAATGGCCGAGAAGCTCGGCTTCGACGCCTATGGCGTGACCAGCGATATGCCTGACCCCGTGGCGCGGGCGATCGAGCGCATGCTTGATCACATGCACGCGGTCGACAAGCGGATGGAGGGCATGTGCAATGCCCTGAGCGAACTCGGCAGCGATTACTGTGCCAAGGACCTGCCCCGGTTGGACGATCACGACTTCGACATGCTCAAGAGCGATGCAGCCCCGGCTGAAGATCTCACTGCACCGGTCGACGACACGCAGGCCAAGCACTGA
- a CDS encoding IscS subfamily cysteine desulfurase translates to MRLPIYLDYAATTPVDPRVAEKMMGCLTLDGNFANPASRSHIYGWKAEEAVEAARRQVADLVGADPREIVWTSGATESNNLAIKGAAHALASRGRHLVTSRIEHKAVLDSCRQLEREGFEVTYLDPGPDGIVTPEALRDALREDTVVVTLMHVNNEIGTVHDLAALGAVVREHGALFHVDAAQSTGKLGIDLQALQVDMMSFSAHKTYGPKGVGALYVRRTLDVRPQALIHGGGHERGMRSGTLPTHQIVGMGEAFALAGTSMHDECDRIAGLNRRFMEGLRMLEGVELNGSATERVPHNLNLAFAGVDGELLLLSLKDLALSTGSACTSAAVEPSYVLRGIGLSDERAHGSLRISLGRFTSADEVDEAACILCDVVGRLRQKS, encoded by the coding sequence ATGAGATTGCCCATCTATCTCGACTACGCCGCCACCACACCGGTTGACCCCCGGGTCGCCGAAAAGATGATGGGGTGCCTGACGCTGGACGGTAATTTCGCCAACCCTGCCTCGCGCTCTCACATCTATGGCTGGAAGGCGGAAGAGGCGGTAGAAGCAGCGCGCCGACAGGTGGCCGACCTGGTCGGCGCCGACCCGCGGGAAATTGTCTGGACCTCCGGCGCGACCGAATCCAACAATCTGGCGATCAAGGGCGCTGCGCATGCGCTCGCCAGCCGCGGTCGCCATCTGGTGACCTCGCGTATCGAGCACAAGGCTGTGCTCGATAGTTGCCGGCAACTGGAGCGCGAAGGGTTCGAGGTCACCTATCTCGATCCCGGCCCGGACGGCATCGTCACGCCGGAGGCGCTTCGCGATGCGTTGCGCGAAGACACCGTTGTCGTCACCCTGATGCATGTGAACAACGAAATAGGTACGGTGCATGATCTCGCCGCGCTGGGCGCAGTGGTGCGCGAGCACGGGGCGCTGTTTCATGTCGACGCAGCGCAGTCCACCGGCAAGCTCGGCATCGATCTGCAGGCACTGCAGGTCGACATGATGTCCTTCAGTGCACACAAGACCTACGGCCCCAAGGGCGTGGGCGCGCTGTATGTGCGGCGCACGCTGGACGTTCGTCCTCAGGCGCTCATCCACGGTGGCGGTCACGAGCGAGGCATGCGGTCAGGCACGCTGCCCACGCACCAGATCGTCGGAATGGGGGAGGCCTTTGCCCTGGCCGGTACCTCGATGCATGACGAATGCGATCGGATTGCCGGGTTGAATCGGCGATTCATGGAGGGGCTGCGGATGCTGGAAGGCGTCGAGCTCAACGGCAGCGCGACGGAGCGGGTTCCGCACAATCTCAATCTGGCCTTTGCCGGTGTAGATGGCGAGCTGTTGCTGCTGTCGCTCAAGGATCTGGCACTGTCAACAGGTTCGGCCTGCACCTCGGCAGCTGTAGAGCCCTCTTATGTGCTGCGCGGGATCGGTCTGTCCGACGAGCGGGCCCACGGTTCGCTACGCATCTCGCTCGGGCGTTTCACGTCTGCCGACGAAGTGGACGAGGCAGCCTGCATTCTCTGTGACGTGGTCGGACGTCTGCGGCAGAAATCCTGA
- the ndk gene encoding nucleoside-diphosphate kinase, with amino-acid sequence MAVERTLSIIKPDAVAKNVIGQIVSRFEQAGLRVIAAKMVQLSQSDAEGFYAEHKERPFFKDLVAFMTSGPVVVQVLEGEGAVLKNRDLMGATNPKEAASGTIRADFAESIDANAVHGSDSTTSAAREVAYFFAETELCPRTR; translated from the coding sequence ATGGCTGTTGAACGCACATTGTCCATCATCAAGCCCGATGCCGTTGCCAAGAATGTCATCGGTCAGATCGTCAGCCGCTTCGAGCAGGCTGGTCTGCGCGTTATCGCGGCGAAGATGGTCCAGCTGTCCCAGTCGGATGCCGAAGGCTTCTACGCCGAGCACAAGGAGCGTCCGTTCTTCAAGGATCTGGTTGCGTTCATGACGTCCGGCCCGGTTGTCGTTCAGGTGCTCGAAGGTGAGGGCGCGGTACTGAAGAATCGTGATCTGATGGGCGCGACCAACCCGAAGGAAGCAGCATCGGGCACCATCCGCGCGGATTTCGCCGAGTCGATCGATGCCAATGCCGTACATGGCTCTGATTCCACTACCTCGGCTGCCCGCGAAGTAGCGTATTTCTTCGCCGAAACCGAACTCTGCCCGCGTACTCGCTAA
- the rlmN gene encoding 23S rRNA (adenine(2503)-C(2))-methyltransferase RlmN: MTDTVAKTNLLGLTQPKMEAFFEQIGEKRFRAGQVMKWIHHFGVSDFDEMTNLGKALREKLKAQAEIRGPEIVSEDISKDGTRKWVVRVASGSCVETVYIPQNGRGTLCVSSQAGCALDCSFCSTGKQGFNSDLTVAEIIGQVWVANKSFGTVPAKVDRAITNVVMMGMGEPLLNFDNVVDSMNLMMDDLGYGISKRKVTLSTSGVVPMIDKLAAVTDVALALSLHAPNDALRNELVPINRKYPLKMLLASCNAYIAGLGEKRYLTIEYTLLKDVNDQPEHAEQLIELLRETPCKINLIPFNPFPHSGYERPSNNAIRRFQDMLHRAGYNVTVRTTRGEDIDAACGQLVGQVADRTRRSERYIAVRQLAADGAPAVAQSASSRQV, translated from the coding sequence ATGACCGATACCGTTGCCAAGACCAATCTGCTGGGTCTGACTCAGCCGAAAATGGAGGCTTTCTTCGAACAGATCGGAGAGAAGCGTTTCCGTGCCGGTCAGGTGATGAAATGGATCCATCACTTCGGCGTTTCCGATTTCGACGAGATGACCAATCTCGGCAAGGCACTGCGCGAGAAGCTCAAGGCTCAAGCCGAGATCCGTGGTCCGGAAATCGTCAGTGAAGATATTTCCAAGGACGGCACGCGCAAGTGGGTGGTGCGTGTCGCCTCGGGTAGTTGTGTCGAGACGGTGTACATTCCACAGAATGGTCGCGGCACCCTGTGCGTGTCGTCCCAGGCCGGATGCGCGCTGGACTGCAGTTTTTGCTCGACAGGCAAACAAGGTTTCAACAGCGATCTCACCGTGGCCGAGATCATCGGCCAGGTGTGGGTCGCCAACAAGTCCTTCGGGACCGTGCCGGCCAAGGTTGATAGAGCGATCACCAACGTGGTGATGATGGGCATGGGTGAGCCGCTGCTGAATTTCGATAACGTCGTCGATTCCATGAATCTGATGATGGACGATCTGGGCTACGGCATTTCCAAGCGCAAGGTCACGCTGTCGACATCGGGCGTGGTGCCGATGATCGACAAGCTCGCAGCCGTCACGGACGTTGCGCTGGCGCTCTCCCTGCATGCTCCGAATGATGCGTTGCGCAACGAGCTGGTGCCGATCAACCGCAAGTATCCGCTGAAGATGCTGCTGGCATCCTGCAACGCGTATATCGCCGGGCTGGGCGAAAAGCGGTATCTGACTATCGAGTACACGCTGCTCAAGGATGTGAACGATCAGCCCGAGCATGCTGAACAGCTGATTGAGCTGCTGCGCGAAACACCCTGCAAGATAAATCTGATTCCGTTCAACCCGTTCCCACACTCGGGTTACGAGCGACCGAGCAATAATGCGATTCGGCGCTTCCAGGACATGTTGCATCGGGCGGGTTACAACGTGACCGTGCGCACCACCCGCGGTGAGGATATCGATGCCGCCTGCGGGCAGTTGGTCGGACAGGTCGCCGACCGCACGCGGCGCAGTGAACGCTATATCGCGGTGCGTCAACTTGCGGCTGACGGCGCACCTGCCGTGGCGCAGTCTGCATCCAGTCGCCAGGTCTGA
- the pilW gene encoding type IV pilus biogenesis/stability protein PilW — protein MIKPMLAVGMLSLVLTGCMTTTTGEKPRKTDPNAARDSYIQLGIGYLQEGETERAKAPLSEALKLDPRSSAAHTALALVFQQEGEDTSAEQHFRAALAAEPDSARILNNYGAFLLAQERYNEALQQFEKASRDTLYRERSRVFENLGLTHSRMDNTEAAKASFERALRLNSRQPLALLELAKIEFQQQHYVPAWEYYRRFTQLSGQTASSLWLGVQLARRFEDHNRAASYALQLRRLYPASPEARALKASESS, from the coding sequence ATGATCAAACCAATGCTTGCGGTAGGGATGCTCAGCCTGGTGTTGACGGGTTGCATGACTACCACCACCGGTGAGAAGCCGCGCAAGACGGATCCGAACGCCGCGCGAGACTCGTATATCCAGCTGGGCATCGGGTATCTGCAGGAAGGCGAGACCGAGCGCGCCAAGGCGCCGCTTAGCGAAGCGCTGAAGCTGGATCCGCGTTCCTCGGCTGCGCATACCGCGTTGGCACTGGTATTTCAGCAGGAAGGCGAAGACACGTCGGCCGAGCAGCATTTCCGTGCGGCTCTGGCAGCCGAGCCCGACAGTGCTCGCATCCTGAATAACTACGGAGCGTTTCTGCTTGCCCAGGAACGTTACAACGAAGCGTTACAGCAGTTCGAGAAAGCCTCGCGCGACACCCTGTACCGGGAGCGCTCGCGGGTATTCGAGAATCTTGGTCTGACGCATTCTCGGATGGACAATACCGAAGCTGCCAAGGCAAGCTTCGAGCGAGCGCTCAGGCTGAACAGCCGCCAGCCGCTGGCGTTGCTGGAGCTGGCCAAGATCGAGTTTCAGCAGCAGCATTACGTACCTGCCTGGGAATACTATCGCCGCTTTACCCAGTTGTCGGGCCAGACCGCTTCCAGCCTGTGGCTGGGTGTGCAGTTGGCCCGTCGGTTCGAAGACCACAACCGGGCTGCGAGCTATGCATTGCAACTGCGCCGCCTCTATCCTGCAAGTCCCGAGGCCAGGGCGCTCAAAGCGTCGGAGTCATCATGA